One Plasmodium cynomolgi strain B DNA, chromosome 12, whole genome shotgun sequence genomic region harbors:
- a CDS encoding serine/threonine protein kinase (putative), with protein sequence MDKWRTEWDRELRLLPQVESIADHDLQITEDIFFIWQFLKMYHTSMPHVRNLIDFITIKKPESLIWGEHIDDYMFRGMDKGQKLFNLLVSDGKKIQPRYSKKKLCDTLLYFRLKNYIILEKINTGSVGQVHLALDKSTDTLVAAKAIDKSTVQGDEELFQKLKEEISISCRMNHPCVVKTTNVLETRDKIIQIMEYCDGGDLISYVRNKLHLEELSAQYFFRKIVQGLQYMHRNNVSHRDLKPENIFLCKRQLSQREKTLIRIGKLPSCSEYELKIGDFGACCVNEKNKLHHDIVGTLSYAAPEVLGCNTTCGYSSQKADVWSLGIILYAMLFGLLPFDNEGKNLKEAYNSIIKNKIVFPKHRVNKISMNARNLLSGMLTINPANRLSLDEVVNHEWLADTGKTKLEVSHVHKKMNFPISSTVACPVGSGKNDMDFETFKKLFLIKRENGPAATNLCVQGGVASAVPRGVQNMVPSGAQNGLLINMVPSGVQNVVSGMVPHGIPCAAPFGAPYSTPYVSASPKENDQAGTSPRSGNEKGQACHLRGSNSLFPRSDPHHLRQNQNKNQNLNQHQNLNQNQNANQNQNTNKNHSQLYLYDDKGVLNTHVNQPNGGQHNLENPVYADALLAQKKNQAGTLDKYALNEKNEEGGNALMETNKKHTHDDGNDKIKVCTQKGITNHRKHDQNNYYVEKKYFKNHILDNTYVDGKNDNQSSSSNYYDGKQLQVEHIEENKLKLMDQVNKNPHLCGKTNNTYDFYFNKNNMYRNQSNNIFLLPCRDNLIGKNNLYSNLYLFKGANDFNVTTSGRSTLLRHYDQCKLTTSREYDTSWKFKYASNASDGRESTNTITSNCTNGTPNPNNTPAIAKVNVSPNDALFYENPNYNHHVQYKYYYYDDKGTYVGCLSNQTSGRTCASSCVLLENQVNCAAKYAANNAANNAANYAANHAANHADYTKEWTCRRGVSEYVETGTSSNNSNSNNNNACSSDRKREDPFVKHREGEGHTKLASYEWAKDAEGALFVASEHRENVMGKQMGGASKGRNDLVSGHGHSRGVQQVGRATQMGGQMGEIASRGITDGNPTRDTLLTDGSITSKVNTPTKKDAELQLHPTDSKKKDTCIILKKEGIAPSGNKHSSLIKSQHATKIVTIGESTCDQMDPARIQINELKVNPKESHPKENKSTLNMFTQKGIINECTKMDRTQQKNISSRDYTNEQSEKWNMHSGEKNNREIFLPSGGAPVQTYNSNSQKTKLDNNGDEEVHDDAIQRAEQKTEKDNHRETHKGDNNSPGKIVSLLPVKDENKNVTSQEGSNTPREKHTEGECKNTLEQSYSDGSETKRKKKKNYQHQ encoded by the exons ATGGACAAATGGAGAACCGAGTGGGACAGGGAGCTTCGCCTGCTCCCCCAAGTCGAATCTATTGCCGACCACGACTTGCAGATAACCgaagatatatttttcatatggcag TTCTTAAAGATGTACCACACCTCCATGCCGCACGTTCGGAACCTCATCGATTTCATaacaa TTAAAAAGCCCGAGTCCCTCATATGGGGAGAACACATTGACGACTACATGTTTAGGGGAATGGACAAGGGgcagaaattatttaatttgttagtttcagatggaaaaaaaatacagccCAGATATTCCAAGAAGAAATTATGCGATACGTTGCTGTACTTTCGCCTTAAGAATTACATCATCttagagaaaataaatactGGGTCCGTTGGGCAGGTTCACTTGGCTTTGGACAAAAGCACAG ACACGCTCGTCGCGGCGAAGGCCATAGACAAATCCACCGTGCAAGGCGATGAAGAGCTCTTTCAAAAGCTGAAGGAGGAGATCAGCATTTCCTGCAGAATGAATCACCCGTGTGTTGTAAAAACAACCAACGTCCTTGAGACCAGGgacaaaattattcaaattatgGAGTACTGTGATGGGGGGGACCTCATATCCTACGTCAGAAAT AAGCTCCACCTAGAGGAACTCAGCGCCCAGTACTTCTTTCGAAAAATCGTCCAAGGGCTCCAGTACATGCATCGAAACAACGTGTCTCACAGGGACCTAAAGccagaaaatattttcttatgCAAAAGACAATTAAGtcaaagagaaaaaacgTTAATACGAATAGGGAAGTTACCATCATGCTCTGAATACGAATTGAAGATAGGGGACTTCGGAGCCTGCTGtgttaatgaaaaaaataaattacatcaCGACATCGTGGGAACCTTAAGTTATGCTGCACCGGAGGTCTTAGGGTGTAACACCACCTGTGGCTATAGCAGTCAAAAAGCAGATGTATGGAGTCTCGGGATTATCCTCTATGCCATGTTATTCGGCTTACTCCCCTTTGAtaacgaaggaaaaaatctgAAAGAAGCTTACAACtcaattataaaaaataaaatcgtcTTTCCCAAACATAGGGtcaataaaatttctatGAATGCTCGAAATTTGCTCTCTGGCATGCTCACCATCAATCCAGCTAATCGGTTGTCCCTTGATGAAGTGGTGAATCATGAATGGCTAGCTGATACGGGGAAAACCAAATTGGAAGTATCCCACGTGCATAAGAAAATGAATTTCCCCATTTCATCTACCGTTGCTTGTCCAGTTGGCAGTGGTAAGAACGATATGGACTTTGAGACgttcaaaaaattgtttctaATCAAGAGAGAAAATGGTCCTGCGGCCACAAACCTTTGCGTCCAGGGGGGGGTGGCAAGCGCGGTTCCGAGGGGTGTGCAAAATATGGTACCCAGCGGTGCGCAAAACGGCCTGCTAATAAACATGGTGCCGAGCGGTGTGCAAAACGTCGTGTCTGGTATGGTGCCTCACGGAATTCCATGCGCCGCTCCTTTCGGAGCTCCCTACTCTACGCCATACGTAAGTGCAAGCCCCAAGGAGAACGACCAGGCGGGAACCTCCCCACGCAGTGGTAACGAGAAGGGCCAAGCGTGTCATCTTCGAGGAAGCAACTCGCTCTTCCCCAGGAGCGACCCCCACCACCTGAGGCAAaaccaaaataaaaaccaaAACTTAAATCAACATCAAAACTTAAATCAAAATCAAAACGCAAATCAAAACCAAAACACAAACAAAAACCATAGCCAGCTTTACCTGTACGACGACAAGGGGGTTTTGAACACCCATGTGAATCAGCCGAATGGGGGACAGCACAACTTGGAGAACCCCGTCTACGCAGACGCCCTCCTTGCGCAGAAAAAGAACCAAGCGGGGACATTAGATAAGTATGCGTTAAACGAAAAGAATGAAGAGGGAGGAAACGCCCTCAtggaaacaaacaaaaaacacacacatgatGATGGTAACGATAAAATCAAAgtgtgcacacaaaaaggaatcacAAATCATCGCAAGCATGATCAAAATAACTACtacgtggagaaaaaatatttcaaaaatcaCATTCTGGACAATACGTACGTGGATGGGAAGAATGACAATCAGAGTAGTAGCAGCAACTACTATGATGGTAAGCAACTGCAGGTAGAGCatatagaagaaaataaacttAAGTTGATGGACCAAGTGAATAAGAACCCCCATCTGTGTGGAAAGACAAACAACACTTacgatttttatttcaataaaaaCAACATGTACAGAAATCAAAGCaacaatatatttcttctacCATGTAGGGATAACCTCatagggaaaaataatttatatagtAATTTGTACCTGTTTAAAGGAGCGAACGATTTTAACGTAACCACTAGTGGGAGGTCTACTCTGTTAAGGCATTATGACCAGTGTAAGCTGACCACAAGTAGGGAATACGATACCAGCTGGAAGTTCAAATATGCTTCCAACGCGAGTGATGGACGAGAGTCCACTAACACCATCACCTCGAATTGCACAAACGGAACTCCTAATCCTAACAACACACCAGCCATCGCGAAAGTAAACGTCTCACCGAATGACgcattattttatgaaaaccCTAATTACAACCATCATGTACAGTACAAATATTATTACTATGATGATAAGGGGACGTATGTAGGGTGTTTAAGCAACCAAACCAGTGGACGTACTTGCGCCTCTTCCTGTGTGTTGCTTGAAAATCAAGTCAACTGTGCAGCCAAGTATGCCGCGAATAATGCCGCGAATAATGCTGCCAATTATGCCGCCAATCATGCCGCCAATCATGCTGACTACACAAAGGAATGGACATGTAGAAGGGGAGTCTCCGAATATGTCGAAACGGGCACGTCCAGTAACAATAgcaatagtaataataataatgcatGCTCATCTGACCGTAAGAGGGAAGACCCTTTTGTTAAACACCGAGAGGGGGAAGGTCACACAAAGTTGGCTAGTTACGAATGGGCTAAAGACGCTGAAGGTGCTCTTTTCGTCGCTTCTGAACATAGGGAAAATGTGATGGGCaaacaaatggggggggCAAGCAAAGGGAGGAATGATCTGGTCAGTGGACATGGGCATTCACGTGGGGTGCAGCAAGTGGGAAGAGCCACACAGATGGGTGGTCAAATGGGTGAGATCGCTAGTCGGGGAATCACCGACGGTAATCCCACAAGGGACACCCTCCTCACCGACGGAAGCATCACATCTAAGGTAAACACACCCACGAAGAAGGACGCAGAACTGCAATTACATCCCACGGACTCCAAAAAGAAAGACACCTGTATTATtctcaaaaaggaaggaatagCCCCCAGTGGAAATAAACACTCGTCTCTTATCAAATCCCAACACGCAACCAAAATTGTCACTATTGGTGAATCTACCTGCGATCAAATGGATCCGGCACGCATACAAATAAACGAACTGAAGGTCAACCCGAAGGAGAGTCACccaaaggaaaacaaatctACCCTCAACATGTTCACCCAAAAGGGGATAATTAAcgaatgcacaaaaatggatagaacacaacagaaaaatatttcatcaAGGGATTACACTAATGAGCAGTCcgaaaaatggaacatgcacagtggagagaaaaataacagGGAGATATTCCTTCCCAGTGGAGGTGCCCCAGTGCAAACTTACAATTCGAATTCGCAAAAGACCAAATTGGATAATAACGGCGATGAAGAAGTACATGATGATGCCATCCAACGAGCTGAACagaaaacagaaaaggacAATCACAGAGAAACACACAAAGGGGATAATAATTCCCCCGGGAAAATAGTTTCACTTTTGCCAGTCaaggatgaaaataaaaatgtaactaGCCAAGAAGGGAGTAACACACCAAGGGAAAAACACACCGAAGGAGAATGTAAGAACACCCTCGAACAAAGCTATAGCGATGGAAGTGaaacaaagaggaaaaaaaaaaaaaattatcagcATCAATAA